A single Aspergillus chevalieri M1 DNA, chromosome 3, nearly complete sequence DNA region contains:
- the pex7 gene encoding putative peroxisome biosynthesis protein (Peroxine-7) (BUSCO:EOG09262VOC;~COG:U;~EggNog:ENOG410PG5J;~InterPro:IPR036322,IPR015943,IPR019775,IPR001680, IPR017986;~PFAM:PF00400;~go_function: GO:0005515 - protein binding [Evidence IEA]), translating to MLRFRTEGYNGCAVKYSPFFDNRLAVAASANYGLVGNGRLYILELTPNGIVPVKWFTTQDSLYDLAWSEIHENQVLTASGDGSIKLFDNNLNDFPIQNWREHNREVFSVHWNLVAKDRFCSSSWDGTVRVWSPHRPQSLITLPTHSCTYSAAFSPHSPDILSCVTSDSYVRIFDLRTPASASNHLILQIPIHAAPVSPIPGKPGVPPAACPPSEALTHDWNKYRPSVLATAGVDRTIRTFDIRAPQQGPMAAMIGHEYAVRKLAWSPHLSNILLSGSYDMTCRAWSDGSDAGMGDMDVMRSGPAPAMGMELGRMGQHTEFVTGVDWCMFGSEGWCASTGWDENLFVWDVRAAMGA from the exons ATGCTCCGCTTCCGCACCGAGGGCTACAACGGCTGTGCGGTCAAATACTCCCCCTTCTTCGACAATCGGCTGGCTGTTGCGGCATCAGCTAACTATGGACTCGTCGGAAATGGCCGATTGTATATATTGGAACTGACTCCCAATGGGATTGTACCGGTCAAATG GTTTACCACCCAAGATTCCCTCTATGACCTCGCCTGGTCGGAAATCCACGAGAATCAGGTCCTCACGGCATCCGGAGATGGCAGTATCAAGCTCTTCGACAACAACCTGAACGATTTCCCCATCCAGAACTGGAGAGAGCATAACCGCGAGGTTTTCAGCGTGCACTGGAATCTAGTCGCCAAAGACCGCTTCTGCTCCTCCAGTTGGGACGGTACCGTGCGCGTATGGTCGCCTCATCGTCCTCAGTCCCTTATTACGCTCCCTACGCACAGTTGCACCTACTCCGCCGCCTTCTCGCCTCATTCCCCCGACATCCTCTCCTGCGTCACCTCCGACTCCTACGTTCGCATCTTCGATCTCCGCACccccgcctccgcctccaacCATCTCATACTTCAGATTCCGATCCATGCCGCGCCCGTATCGCCCATACCGGGTAAACCGGGCGTTCCTCCTGCAGCATGTCCCCCATCTGAAGCGCTGACGCATGACTGGAACAAATACCGTCCGTCCGTCCTGGCGACGGCGGGCGTTGACCGTACCATCCGTACATTCGACATCCGTGCGCCACAACAGGGTCCCATGGCTGCGATGATCGGACACGAATATGCCGTCCGCAAGCTGGCCTGGTCGCCGCATCTGTCCAATATCCTTCTCTCAGGAAGCTACGACATGACCTGTCGCGCGTGGAGTGACGGGTCAGACGCTGGGATGGGTGATATGGACGTAATGCGCTCGGGACCTGCTCCGGCTATGGGTATGGAGCTGGGACGGATGGGTCAGCATACTGAGTTTGTGACGGGCGTGGACTGGTGTATGTTTGGGAGTGAGGGATGGTGTGCTAGTACGGGATGGGATGAGAATCTTTTTGTGTGGGATGTCCGAGCAGCTATGGGTGCATGA
- a CDS encoding DUF1014 domain protein (COG:S;~EggNog:ENOG410PGCR;~InterPro:IPR010422;~PFAM:PF06244), protein MGGKKNVGENSKKAAGQARKADAAASKKAAEDAKRAAEEDKQWQKGAKGGNSKKEEAEAKKAEAARKKAERDAQLAAEEASQPSKGGKGNKQAAPKKSRGLDLSQLDDSPADRKGSALNATGIDNALDALSLTNKDTSKIDRHPERRFKAAYAAYEARRMPEVEEEHPGLRRQQRIDLIRKEFDKSDENPFNQVHVAFDSTREEIAHVRDAERKKVESRLAK, encoded by the exons ATGGGAGGCAAGAAGAACGTTGGCGAGAACTCCAAGAAGGCCGCTGGCCAGGCCCGT AAAGCGGATGCGGCCGCAAGCAAGAAGGCAGCGGAGGATGCCAAGCGAGCAGCTGAAGAGGACAAGCAATGGCAGAAGGGAGCCAAGGGGGGTAACTCCAAGAA AGAAGAAGCCGAAGCCAAGAAGGCCGAGGCAGCCCGCAAGAAGGCCGAACGCGACGCTCAACTCGCCGCCGAAGAAGCATCCCAGCCCTCCAAGGGCGGCAAGGGTAACAAGCAAGCAGCCCCCAAGAAGTCCCGCGGCCTAGATCTCTCCCAGCTCGACGACTCCCCCGCCGACCGCAAGGGAAGCGCTCTGAACGCCACCGGTATCGACAACGCGCTGGACGCCCTGTCGCTCACGAACAAGGATACCTCCAAGATCGACCGGCACCCGGAGCGGCGATTCAAGGCCGCCTATGCTGCGTATGAGGCGCGTCGCATGCctgaggttgaggaggagcaCCCGGGTCTTAGGAGACAGCAGCGGATTGATCTCATTAGGAAGGAGTTCGACAAAAGTGATGAGAATCCGTTTAACCAGGTGCATGTGGCGTTTGATTCTACGAGGGAGGAGATCGCTCATGTGCGGGAtgcggagaggaagaaggtggaGTCGAGATTGGCAAAATAG
- the GPI8 gene encoding GPI-anchor transamidase (BUSCO:EOG09262M0W;~COG:O;~EggNog:ENOG410PFK5;~InterPro:IPR028361,IPR001096;~MEROPS:MER0002477;~PFAM:PF01650;~SECRETED:SignalP(1-23);~TransMembrane:1 (n7-19c23/24o382-402i);~go_component: GO:0042765 - GPI-anchor transamidase complex [Evidence IEA];~go_function: GO:0003923 - GPI-anchor transamidase activity [Evidence IEA];~go_function: GO:0008233 - peptidase activity [Evidence IEA];~go_process: GO:0006508 - proteolysis [Evidence IEA];~go_process: GO:0016255 - attachment of GPI anchor to protein [Evidence IEA]): MQLILRLLLTLSFLFLCILPASTEHTSNWAVLVSTSRFWFNYRHLANVLSLYRTVKRLGIPDSQIILMLPDDMACNPRNAFPGTVYSNADRAVDLYGDNIEVDYRGYEVTVENFIRLLTDRLDEDVPRSKRLGSDAGSNVLVYMTGHGGDQFLKFQDAEEIGAWDLADAFGQMWEKKRYHELLFMIDTCQANTMYTHFYSPNIIATGSSELDQSSYSHHADNDVGVAVIDRWTYYVLEFLETQVTSANSKLTLGDLFDSYDESKIHSQPGVRWDLFPGGEQEGRLRTVVDFFGNVQNVEVENANATDPGSLQEDLAEIARLVEKWRKRDQEYLTTRSDASNQSNSQAPQSNTESRTLSSYFPQRKNVGPAKMNEENCWQKRLVGVSVLGACAAAWFAGSVLGRT; encoded by the coding sequence ATGCAGTTAATCCTCAGGCTCCTTCTCACcctttccttcctcttcctctgcaTCCTCCCGGCCTCAACGGAGCATACGTCGAATTGGGCCGTTCTAGTCTCGACCTCGCGCTTCTGGTTTAACTACCGCCACCTCGCCAATGTCCTTTCACTTTACCGCACTGTGAAGCGTCTCGGGATTCCCGATTCGCAAATCATTCTGATGTTGCCTGATGACATGGCCTGCAACCCTCGAAACGCTTTCCCCGGAACCGTGTACAGTAACGCAGACCGTGCGGTGGACCTTTACGGAGACAACATCGAAGTCGACTATCGGGGCTACGAGGTGACCGTCGAGAACTTCATCCGTCTCCTCACCGACCGCCTGGACGAGGATGTGCCACGCAGCAAGCGACTTGGTTCCGATGCGGGGAGTAATGTTCTGGTATACATGACTGGGCACGGAGGGGATCAGTTCCTGAAGTTCCAGGACGCAGAAGAGATTGGCGCATGGGATTTGGCGGACGCATTTGGCCAGATGTGGGAGAAGAAGCGCTATCATGAATTACTGTTCATGATCGACACCTGCCAGGCGAATACGATGTACACCCACTTCTACTCGCCCAATATCATCGCGACGGGATCGAGTGAGCTTGACCAGTCTTCTTACTCCCACCATGCGGATAATGATGTCGGTGTTGCGGTGATTGACCGATGGACATACTACGTGCTGGAGTTCCTCGAAACCCAGGTGACGAGCGCCAACTCGAAGCTGACGCTGGGTGACTTGTTCGACTCTTATGATGAGTCCAAAATTCATTCTCAGCCAGGTGTGCGGTGGGATCTGTTCCCCGGCGGCGAGCAGGAAGGGCGTCTCCGCACTGTGGTGGATTTCTTCGGGAACGTCCAGAACGTGGAAGTGGAGAATGCAAATGCCACCGATCCTGGCTCACTTCAAGAGGATCTGGCTGAAATTGCACGGCTGGTGGAGAAATGGCGCAAACGAGATCAGGAGTACTTGACGACCCGCAGCGATGCATCCAACCAGAGCAACAGCCAGGCACCTCAATCCAATACAGAATCGCGGACCCTATCCTCTTACTTTCCGCAACGCAAGAATGTCGGGCCTGCTAagatgaatgaggagaaTTGCTGGCAAAAGCGGCTCGTGGGGGTCTCTGTGCTCGGTGCATGTGCTGCCGCGTGGTTTGCCGGATCGGTCTTGGGCAGGACCTGA